The segment GACCATATGGGTCTGCGTGTACTGAACGTAACTCAGAACCTCGGTGACGGTGTCGCCGGGGACGAAGTGATCCAGCGTATAGCCGGTGTTGGTCACGGACACGTGAACCGCATCGGTGTCGCCGAAGAGGTTGTGCAAGTCGCCCAAGATCTCTTGGTACGCGCCCGTCAGGAAGACCGCCAGGTAGTAGGGCTTGCCTTCCACATAGGGGTGCACGGTCAGGGTGCGACGGGTTTTACCGGTTTCGGTGTCGATGAACTTTTCGAGTTTACCGTCCGAGTCGCAGGTTAGGTCGGCGAGCGTGCACTGACGTGAGGGCTCTTCGAGCAAACGGTGGATCGGCATCACGGGGAACATCTGACCTACGGCCCAGCTATCGGGGATCGACTGGAACACCGAGAAGTTGCAGAAGTAGGTGTCGCACATCTCGTCCGAGAGCGCCTGGACGATCTCTTCGCCGTCATCGGATTTCTGCGCGAGTTTGATCATCTTCGTCGCGATGGCGAAGTACATGCTTTCGCACCACGCGCGCTGTTGAAGATTCAAAACGCCGTAAGTGAACAGTTGCATCGCCTCTTGGCGCGATTGGCTCAAGTCGTTGAAGCACTCGTTCAAGTTATCGGGATTCAGCTTCTCGTGGATGTACTGCATGTCTTGCAGCACGGGATGATCCGCTTTGGTCGCGGGACGCGGGGGCTCTTTACGGCTCAGGTTATTGACGCCGAGGACGTTGAAGACGAGCACCGAGTGATGCGCGGTCAGGAAACGTCCCGATTCGGTCACGATGTTCGGGTGCGGGATGTTGCGCTCGTCACAAGCCGCTTGCAAGGCCGAGACGACGTCGTTCGCGTACTCTTGTTCCGAGTAGTTGATCGAGCTGTCGGAGTTTCCGGTCCCGTCGTAATCGACGCCCAGGCCGCCGCCGACGTCGATGAATCTGAGGCCATTCGCGCCCATATTGTAGATCTCGGTGAAGAAGCGCACGCCTTCTTTGAGCGAGGACTTGATGCTCGTGATGGCGGGGATCTGCGAACCGATGTGGAAGTGAACGAGCTCCAGGCAGTCGAGCATGTTCTCTTTGCGCAGGTACTCGATGCCTTCGACGACTTCGACGGTGGTCAAACCGAACTTCGAACGGGCGCCGCTCGAATCCACCCATTTGCCCGCGCCTTGCGAATTCAGCTTCATGCGGAAGCCGATGTGCGGTTTCGCATTCAACTTTTTCGCCGCGTTGACGATCAGGATCAGCTCTTCGTAGCGATCGACGACGATGATGGTGTGTTTACCGATCTTCTGCGACAGGATCGCGGTCTCGATGTACTCGGTGTCTTTGAAGCCGTTGCAGATGATCAGCGAGTCGTTGTTTTTCGCCATGGCGAGAACGATCAGGAGTTCGGGTTTTGAACCGCACTCCAGACCCAGGCGACGCGAGGATCCGCGTTTCACGAGCTCTTCGACGAGGTGGCGCTGCTGGTTCACTTTCACGGGGTAAACGCCCGCGTAGTAACCCTTGTAGCTGTGGTCGGCGATGGCTTTCCCGAAGCAGTCGTTGATCAGATCGACGCGGGCTTTGAGGATGTCGGGGAAGCGGATCATGATCGGTACGCGGATTCCGCGGTCGAGCAGATCTTGCGTCAGTTCATGAAGGTCGACGCTGGGGGCATCGGCCGCGCCGCTGTTGTGGACGGCGACATTCCCGGAGTCGTTAATGCGAAAGTAACCTTCGCCCCAAGCGTTGATTCCGTAGACTTCTTCGCTCTGCTGCTTAGACCACTCGCCGGATGAACTGCGGGTTTGTTCCATCGTTCTGATCGCCTCCCATTATAAAAGTCAGCCGCTTCAAGCGGCTGACTAAATATGAATCAGGCGATCAAATTAACGATTTTTCCGGCTTTGTAAATGATCTTTTTCAAGGGCTGGCCGTTCACCGCGGCCGCGACCGAAGCCACGGCCAGCGCGGCTTTGACGGCCTCTTCCTCCGAGGCGTCGAGCGCCAGCTCCACCGTGCCGCGCATCTTGCCGTTCACCTGCACGCCCACGACGGCCGTGTTGTCCACGGTCTTTGCGGGATCGTAGGTGGGCCACGGCGCCAGCGAGACGAGTCCTTCACCGCCCAGGCGCGACCAGAGCTCCTCGGCGATGTGCGGGCCGAGCGGCATCAGCAGCTGCGACAGCGTGCGCAGGGCCGCTTTGGGACGCAGGTTCTGTTTGTACAGCTCGTTCACGAAAATCATCATGGCCGAGATCGCGGTGTTGTAGCTCAGGATCTCGATGTCCTCGGTGACCTTCTTGATCGTTTTGTGCAGGAGCTTTTCCACGTCCGCGGGCAATTCCTGATCCAACGCTGACAATTGACCGTCTTCGCTGACGGCCAAACGCCACAAACGATCCAGGAAGCGCTTCACGCCGTCGATCCCGTTCGTCGCCCAGGGCTTGTCCTTGTCGGTGGGACCCATGAAGCAGATGTACAGACGGACGGCATCTGCGCCGAAGCTCGCGCGAACGTCGTCGGGGTTGATGACGTTGCCGCGAGATTTGGACATTTTCTCGCCGTCGGGGCCTAGGACCAAACCTTGGTGGAAGAGTTTTTGGATGGGCTCATCGTGCGAAACAAGGCCCGCGTCGAAAAGCACCTTTTGCCAGAAACGCGCGTACAGCAAATGCCCCACGGTGTGTTCGGCGCCGCCGACGTACAAATCCACGGGCATCCAGTACTTCTGCGCTTCGAAGCTGAACGGTGCCGAGTTGTTTTGCGGATCCGCGTAGCGCAGGAAGTACCACGAGCTTCCCGCGGACCCCGGCATGGTGTCGGTTTCACGTAAGACGCCCGCGCCGACTTCGACCCAGTCCTTCACTTTCGCGAGGGGGGCTTCGCCTTTATCCGAGGGTTCGTAGTCCGCGACTTCCGGGAGCACCACGGGGAGCTCCGCCGTGGGCACGGGTTTCAGGC is part of the Pseudobdellovibrionaceae bacterium genome and harbors:
- the speA gene encoding biosynthetic arginine decarboxylase, with the translated sequence MEQTRSSSGEWSKQQSEEVYGINAWGEGYFRINDSGNVAVHNSGAADAPSVDLHELTQDLLDRGIRVPIMIRFPDILKARVDLINDCFGKAIADHSYKGYYAGVYPVKVNQQRHLVEELVKRGSSRRLGLECGSKPELLIVLAMAKNNDSLIICNGFKDTEYIETAILSQKIGKHTIIVVDRYEELILIVNAAKKLNAKPHIGFRMKLNSQGAGKWVDSSGARSKFGLTTVEVVEGIEYLRKENMLDCLELVHFHIGSQIPAITSIKSSLKEGVRFFTEIYNMGANGLRFIDVGGGLGVDYDGTGNSDSSINYSEQEYANDVVSALQAACDERNIPHPNIVTESGRFLTAHHSVLVFNVLGVNNLSRKEPPRPATKADHPVLQDMQYIHEKLNPDNLNECFNDLSQSRQEAMQLFTYGVLNLQQRAWCESMYFAIATKMIKLAQKSDDGEEIVQALSDEMCDTYFCNFSVFQSIPDSWAVGQMFPVMPIHRLLEEPSRQCTLADLTCDSDGKLEKFIDTETGKTRRTLTVHPYVEGKPYYLAVFLTGAYQEILGDLHNLFGDTDAVHVSVTNTGYTLDHFVPGDTVTEVLSYVQYTQTHMVEAIRNSCEESIQKGTLTKTEAKLLIKHYEEGLAGYTYLEDPE